TCTCGCACCCAGTGGGACAATGGCGGCTTGCCGAGGCCGGAATGGGAGGCCCTACTCCGGCAGGCCCGCCAGCTTGCAGACGAGGCGGGCTTCCTCCGCTTCGCCTTCCCGGCCGAGTACGGGGGCGCCGGCAACCCGCGCCAAAACCTATGGATGTGCGCGATCCGGCTCTTCCTGGCCTCGCACCCCGTCTACGGCGGCGGGCTGGGGCTCCCCAACGACCTGCAGAACGAGCACTCGGTCGTGCTCAACAACCCCATCGTGCTGATGCTGCACCACTACGGGAGCCCGGCGCAGAAGAGGGAATTTATCGACGCGGCCATCAGGGGGGATTTTGTGGCCACTTTCGGCCTGACCGAGATTCACCACGGGTCCGACGCAACGCACATGGACACGACGGCGCGGCGAATCACCCTGCCGTCCGGCGAGCCCGGGTTCGAGATCTCGGGGAACAAGCGGTGGCAGACGGGCGCGCATGCCGCAACCCACCACCTGATCTTTGCCCGGACCTCGGGGACGGCGGGGTCAGCAAGGGGGATCACGGCCTTCATCGTGCCGAGGGGCTCGGCGGGGCTCGAGGTGGCGTCGTACGAGTGGACGCTCAACATGCCGACGGACCACGCCACCTTGACGCTGACCAGGGTGGCGGTGCCGGCGTCGTGCGTGCTGGGCGACGTCGACGACGGGCTGGCGGTGGCGCAGACTTTTACGCACGAGAACCGCATCAGGCAGGCGGCGTCGTCGTGCGGCGCGGCCAGGTTCTGCATCGACCGGGCGGTGGACTATGCGCGGTCGCGGCGCGTGTTTGGCAAGCCGCTCGCCGTCAACCAGGGCATCCAGTTCCCGCTGGTGGAGCTGGCCACGCAGCAGGAGATGCTGCGGCTGCTGATCCTGCGGACGGCGACCGAGATGGACGCGGTCGAGCGCGAGTGCGAGGGAGACCGCGGTCGCAGGCCGTGGGTGGAGATTGAAAAGAGGCTGGGAGACAGGATCGCCATGTGCAACTACTACGCGAATCGGCTGGCGTGCGAGGCTGCCGACCGGGCAATCCAGGTGTTTGGCGGGCAGGGATACAGCAGGCATCATCCGTTTGAGCACATTTGGCGGCACTTTCGACGGTACAGGATCACGGAAGGAAGTGAAGAGGTGCAGATGAGGAGGGTGGCGGCTGCTTTGTTTGGGTTCAAGGGGTCTGGGAAAGGGGCTGGTGGCGATAGGGAAGAGAGGAGCAAGTTGTGATTGAGTAGAAGGACTTGGCTACCTCGGGTACCTGGGTGAgtaaagtaggtaggtattcaCCCAAGTGGACGAAATACCCTACCGACCGACGACTCGAACCGCTGTGAATTACTCTGTAGTCCGCCTAGCCGCACCTTAATTGGCCTTATCTTAAGCTCTGCGAATGAGCAAGTCGTTGTGTATGTTGTGAGTTTGTTTTCTCTAGTTTTGTCTGTCTCAAAAGTCTTGGCTTGAGCGAACTGCAAACGGGTCAATAATTGACCGTATCTCCATGTGCAAGCCCGGATATCTCGGTCAAGTGCAAATGCCCTCTAGGTTTGGACTGGAGACATGGGGATGGCAGCATAAGATGGTGAGGCATGCAAATGCAGGCTTTTGGATTGGATCGATCATAGCAGCGATACAAGCGACAGTGACGTGGGAGATAGTGACATAAAAAACACAGGTACGGATGGCAACAATGAAGATTGACATGATGCGACGCCTTCTGTAACCAAGATGAGGAATCCAGCACCATATCCCAAAATACAATTTTCGGTATGTCAACAGAGGCCAAGTCATTAGTTGCTAATGGGGTCTTCCATGTTTTTCTACCGGAAAATCGGTAGGAATGGATGCTTTCGCAAAGGATCAAGGTTTttggatgaaaaaaaaaaaaaagcacaaaagtCTACCTCATCCCTTTTCCCTGGGTTTGTGAACCCTGTCGGAGAAGCAACTGACAACTTCTTGCATACGTGTAGCACAATGGCATTGATCAAGTATAAGGTTTTCCCCGCCGGAAGTTCAGAAACTTTGGCCCGACAATTGACTGTGTGGACGCGGGCAGCGTTATATTTTAGCTGTCTTCTCGCAAGAAACCTTTGGCGAGGCAGCAAATTTCAGCTGTCCAACTGCCCATAATCAGCTGCCCCAGGATAGCACCTGACAAAAAAGGCAGTCGCATTGGTCTATTGATCTGAAATTTTCacattgttcttttttttttttccttccacTTTTGTCCTCATCCGTCATGACAAACCCTCGTGCTATCGAGATAGAATACACGCAAGTGCCCAGCGGGACTGGAGAGGATGGGTCTCTCGAAGGAAAGGCGCTCGTAGACAGCGCGGCACACGATGCGGCTCACCAACATGACCTAACAATCCGGCAGGCCATCAAATACTACCGCTGGGCCATTTTCTGGTGCCTAGCAGTCAGGTTAGTCTATTCACCCCGGAAAAAGCTCTCTTGCTCTCGTGACCCAAACACCCCTACgatggataaaaaaaaaaaaagaaagaaaaaactcGCATGAATCTACACTGACTGACTCGTATCTACGCCGACAGCATGACCGTCATCATGGAAGGGTACGATGCCATTTTGCTGGGGAATTTCTGGGCATATCCAACATTCCAGAGAAAGTACGGCGTCTGGGTTGGCGTCAGCGAAACCACGCGCTCGGGCTACCAGCTCACGCCGGCTTGGCAGGCCGCGCTGGGTAACGGGGCCGGGATAGGGTCTTTCTTTGGAGCGATTGCGGATGGGTATCTCGTCCAGCGCTTCGGTCCACGAAACACAATCTTGGGCGCGCTCATTGTGATGGTCTTTTGCGTCTTTGCCCCGTTTTTTGCCCAGAACGTCGAGACTCTCCTTGCTGGGCAGATTTTGGTAAGTCTGGATTGATCTCGAGCAATACGTCGACCTAGAAGTTactaaacaaaaagaaaaaccacaGTGCGGTCTTCCTTGGGGCGTCTTTGCCAGCTCGTCCCCAGCATATGCCAGCGAACTACTTCCCATGAAGCTCCGCGTCTACTTTACCAGCTGGACCAACATGTGCTTCATCATCGGCCAGTTCCTCGCCTCGGGGGTCCTGCGAGCCTGTCTCGTCCGCGACGACGAGTGGGGCTACCGCATCCCCTTTGCCCTGCAGTGGTTCTGGCCCGCGTGGCTCATCCCACTGCTGTATTTCGCCCCCGAGTCCCCCTGGCACCTCGTCCGGAGGGGCAGGCTTGAAGAAGCCGAGCGCTCGCTGGAGCGGCTTCAAGATGCCGACGCCCCGCTGTCCACCAAGGAGACGCTGGCGTACATTGTCTGCACCAACAACCTCGAGCAAAAGATGTCGGTCGGGACGGGCTACCTGGACTGCCTTCGCGGCTTTGAGCTCCGGCGCACCGAGATCGCCGCCGTCAGCTTTGGGGGACAGGTCCTCTGCGGGACGGCGCTGGCTTACAACGCCACCTACTTTTACGAGCAGATCGGCCTCCCGGCCTCGCGCATCTATACCCTCAACGTCGCCGGCTACGGCCTCGCACTCGCCGGCGCCTTTTGCTCGTGGCTCTTCCTGCTCCCGCACGTCGGCCGGCGCACAATCTACCTCTGGGGCTCGGGGGTCATGTGCTTCCTGCTGTACCTGATCGCGGTGCTGACCTCGTGGAAGTCGCACCAGGCCGTcgccgagagccaggccTACCTGACCATGGTGTGGAAGTTTGTCTTTCAGCTGTCGGCCGGCCAGCTGGGCTGGGCCATCCCTGCCGAGATTGGCAGCACGCGCCTGAGGCAAAAGACGGTGGTGCTGGCGAGGAACGCCTACTACCTGATCCACGTCGTGGCCAACATCCTGCAGCCCTACTTTATGAACCCCACGGCCTGGAACGTGGGGGCCCGCACCGGCTTCCTCTGGGGCAGCACCGCCTTGTTGTTTTTCGCCTGGGCGTTTTGGAGACTTCCCGAAACCAAGGACAGAACGTACGAGGAGCTGGATGTTCTGTTTGCCAATCGCACGCCGGCAAGAAAGTTCAGATCGACAAAGGTTGATGTCTTTGGTCAGGATGCGCACGAGCTCAAGGCCAGTCACAAAGATTTAGATTAGGACAAAGAAAGACGTGGTTAGAACTGGGTACTTGTTACAAATTAATTGACTGGTCTTGCAAATTGACTTGTTGAATCCAAGACATGTCCCAGTATTTCAGCGGAGAAATCTCTTGGTGATCCTACGAGTCCTTTGGCAGACAAAGCACCCACAAATGGCGTACTGGGGTGCCATCATGACCACGCGAGTCGTCGAGGACTTTTGACATTTGAGACAGACCACGGCAGACTTGCAGATGTAAGCCATGACGCCCATGTGGAAATCCCAATACCGCTGAAAGATGGGCAAAACCGAGACCCAAAGGTGCTGATCGGTCAGCTGCCGAGAAAACAGCCAGCACAGGCGTTCTTTGAACTCGACGTCTTCTCGTGCAGTCTTGGTGTAGATGAGCTCGATCATCTTGTCCAGCACCTCGAGGACCTTGAGCATTTTTAAATGGTGTTTGTCAAGGTCAACCTTGCATCCGAACCAGTCGACGACATGTCTCAGGCGCTTTACGGCTGCCCTTTTGAAGTCCTCTGCCGGGAGTTTGTCGGCCATGCAGTACAGCTTTGCGGACTCGAGCATCACTGAGAAGAAGTCGGGCTTTATCAggccatcttttttttgtagGCAGCGATGGGGTCGGGAGGaactatttcttttttttttttgtcgctgGTTGTTTGTAGGAAGAGGAACCTACAGCTTTAGCTCTTTAGCTTTGAGCatggaaagaaagaaaaggcctTGAACCTGACATAGTTCGAGAGATGACATGAAAGGCCCTGTCAAAGCTTACCCTGCATCATTATGCTGTCTACGTCACTATCTTGGTTGCACACAAGACCATCGTTGTAGTCGTCTGTGCAGATGACAGCGATGAATTTTTGGAAAGTTTCAACGTCGTCCTCGGGCAAATGGACGACGTCCATGGCCAGTCCTGACTTCCTAGAATCAGACAGGAACAAATAAGCATACCATGGTCAGAGTTGTAAAAAGGCGATTAAATGAAATGAAGACGACAAAAAAGGATACCCTCAAAGTTATTACTTTTGAGACACGCCTAAAAAACTCGGAATGAGCGACGAGCAGGGTCTTGTGCAGATAGAAAACGACATGGTCTTGTCTTGGGCCAACCTTGACTTGAATTTCGGCATGCTTTCCCGAAGCAACCATGCATCGAGTGGATTGGAACTGCCCAGCCATTgtgtctttttgtttctgttgCAAGTGAGGTACGGACAGGAGAAGGAACGACCAATGCCAAAGTACAAGAGAGCTTTGATAAAGTTATAGTGTCTGGATTCGCTATAGAAGCTACAATAGCACGTTCCATTATCCATTATTTGTTATTCATTATCCATTATCCGGAAAGTCCAGGTATTTGCCAGACCCTTtgcaaataataccaggcgTGGCCCAGCCAAAAGGTCAAACACGGTACAGGGTCAAAGCCCGCTGCATCCTTTCAAACTCGTTGACGCCGTTGGAATTTGCAACGATTTCGTTCCACAGCATCCGCCACCTCTCGTGCATAGGCCACTGGCCCGGCTGCCATTCGAACTCGGTCGCTTGGAGGCAGTGATCGTGTTTGCTGCCGCAAATGTCGCACTCGCAAATCCACCCAATGTACCAGGGTTTGGCAAAGAGCCTCAGATCGCACCCCTCGGGCGAGAGGCAGCCCGGAcaggtcggcggcggcggctgggcGCGCTCACCAACGCTGTCGCTCAGGTCCCGGTTCTCGGCCAGGATCCTGGAGAAGAAGGGTTCCAGGTGAAAGTAAAAGCGCTCCTGCCTGGCGCGGTCCGAGGCCCGGTGGACGTAGATGCAGACCGATTCCTTGAGCGCCAGGTCGAAGCGTGTCGTCTTGGCGTAAACCCCTTTTATCCACGAGCCCAGGGCTTCGAGGTTGAGCGAACCGGCCGGCAGCCAGTCCAGCGACTTGGATGCGAGATCCTGAGCGAGCACCACAGCCTCGTTGGCACAAAGAGTCTGAAGGCCTGCCACGCAATATTTGTCGGCCATGTAGTAGACATCGGATAGCAGCACAATGCTTTCCAGTGTCGGATCTAGCCCTGTCGAGGTTGTCGGCTCTTTGTGTATGATACCTTGGGTGTCtacagcagaaaaaaaaaggtcagtAAATCACTAAGCAATGCGTTAAGCTGAGCCATCTGGCAGGCCATGTGTCAAAGAAATGGAAACCCACATGTAGCTTGCAAGCGCTCGACAAGCTCCCTGTCCATCATTTCCGCATGCTCTCCGGTGTTTGTGTATGATAACAAGGCTCCAGTGTAGGCAAAAAAGGCCAGAAACCCAAATGTTTTGGCATCTTCTGGTATGGTGATTGTTGATGTAATGGCTTCCTATATTTGGCCCAGCATGAGATTAGCATCCGCGCTACCTATTTAGACACCAGCCCAGCTCAGATTTAATTGAATTCCTACCTGGAACATATATCTTTCATCAAAGGCTGCTCTAAAGAACTGCCcgcaagtagtagtagtagtagtattagttaacgccgggctcggcccggcttgttagccggccgttagcaacctcccgaggggtatctcggcgcgcgttctatcttctttatttacacagggggaaaacaaggagggcagaggcggatcgtgcctgaccgggttcgggcccggtcctgcttagggggttagttcactgacgcgaccccgtgcctaaggtgcacggagggttcgtctgacggcttgtgccgtgaagtgtgggtgaaaaggcagtaagtctattcctcgtcagagttcgagtcgtttacgatcggtgtccctaggcgtaaagtgcgttcgtggcgcgcggggcgctggcgggccgctctggggcgggcgctgaagtagttggtggctatcgaaaacgcctgaaagcttgtcggttgcccgaggcttgtctggaagaatttgcggcgttgggcgcggtctggcggcccgaccggccggtcgttgtcaggccacggccagtttctccacaccgcccgcgaaaagcggcagtgcaccgggtgttcaggggaggtccgcttccagcaccaggcacacgaggtgtttgcatcctggtggttgaaacggttatggtaggctttgaaatcgccgtggccggtcctcatggccaaataatggcccagtaggggtcttggcaaacgcagttcctcgggctcctttctcggtgtgtattggaatttccattccctatatgcgggggaccgttcacagagttctttacgccaccagtccttctttatattcgaaagaatggctctgaggaccgtgccggcaccgctatacgtggtttgctgagccctcgggtctgggtccggcggtccggcggagccggccttggccagctcgtcagcccggtcgtttcccgggattccctggtgcccagggcaccaacggacccgaacctcggtactttgttttcggagtagatcgacaaggttatggaacttcagaaaggcccattgggacgaacgcggcgcgtcgcctctaagaccccaaataaccgaggtgctgtccacacaaatccagatccgggcgcctggctgggccttggctgccgcctgtagcccttttagggcgccaatcgcctcggcgtcgaaaacgtggctttccggcgtaataaatgcggagcctgcggcaaattccaggcccgccctaaaagcggcccatccgtaccctatttggacgcagttgttttcgtgtttttccgaaccatccgtatataccacgatatcgtcaggtaataccatgtccagccattcgataaagcggcgggccgcttcctctttcgggactcctccggtggggtcagtgcgagaatccggggcattgcgaggtgcgcgcaactctaatctccggatccgcgggagaagttgtgcagccgtttgcagggtcgtggccgaatggcccgagttgcgggcacgaggtgtttcacgcaggcggttaacaagggggtgccccttgtccgcgaaccttagtcgggcgccgtatttcaggcgggtgtaggccagcgcgacgcgggccgagggtagtcctgcgtccctgagaacagtggacgagggggtggttttatacgccgggaggattgcccgtgccgctaaaaccagcggtttgttcaatgttttgaggagtcctctttgcttgtgcgctgggttgtaccatgcctcggctgcgtaggtggccgaggaacccacgcatgccaccgctgccttgcgaagtgcagccgcaggcggtccgtattttactgccccaaagccttTAAGGtgagcagcgaccgccattgttttggcagccctttcggccacgtggcggcgcccgtctaaccgtcggctgaaccaaaaaccaagccaacgcatgcccgggtagcgctcggccccggaggcgctttgtccgcgtcgaccgcccggtagttggaccggggtaaccgttctaccattaatccggatttccgggttgcgaccgtgcctttttttagtgatatggatcacctctgtcttttccgctgcaaaatggatcttctcttccgccgcaatttcgtgcatatcccggagtttatcttccagccaacgtacgttttcctccaacgagggtgacgatttccatgtaagcacgtcgtctgcgtatgccaaccgccacttcgtaccgtttttgacgagatacgccaaatatagcatatataggatcggggaaaggggagacccttgcggggtgccgcacccaaaccgcctaaagcccgtggtcgtaccctccagccggactcgggcctcgCGGTCGTTTagaaagttaatcacgaacctgaggagcattttactaaacccaaggctccgcattttccgtattaatcgcccatggaggagggcgtcgaaggcgccttggacgtcgcatgcgacaagggtaacttcctccccgcgagctaaaacctgctcgatatcgtgggcgagggcacaaaccagatccgtcgccgatcgtttgggtagggcaccgccgtgggtgcagttaaggagcccgttatcgtgtatggcccaagctatccggcgtgcaacgagcctctcgaggccttttccgatgcaggagaggagggctataggccgccaggatcgaacgctgctccggtctttcttccccgttttcggtagcatcgcgacttcggccttcttccaaggcgctgggaaatgtccgagttccaggcaacgttggtagagcctgcgcaccggctcggccaacgaaacctatccggcttttagtagccggacggtcattccgtcgatacccggggacgtgctcgtaaccccaatgcaggagcgctccgcctcttccgcactaacctgggtgtcccaagggattttagcctcgtccgccgaccaggcctccaaggggtctccctgcaagttatcctccgccgaaaatcggccaagcacctcccgttgcagtgcttccgcttttgctaaaggctcgctcacttgctcgccgttaataaccagcggcggggaccggaggcgtggtccggctcccagccagcccaccatgttccacaaattcttatcgtcgcgcagttggtcgatccggtgcctccagtactcccgcttcgcggcccgcacccctttcgtataggctttttcctcggcagaggcgtctgccctatttacagcgctccgtttaacccgctggaattcggaccagagccgctggcagttttcggtccaccagggagccgagctgtccctttttcccgccggcgtacccacgacccacgtcacttgctcccataaagttgtaaattcagctacccacgcgtccaatgcgtagccatcggccgcggatcccgggtccggcatatcttatatgccaaaagcaagtagctccgcgaactttggtaaccggtcgtccctaaccgaaacgttgatcgcctccgggcggggggcgccgcgcgtccgcagcgtggtataaagggattcgtggtcggagcctgtgtaaagactgctgtcaaccacagttattgtgctggggaggttggaaaagactatatccagtaaacccccgtcgcggtgggtgggcacgccgatatttcctgtaaaactcatcccctgggcttgcgcccatgccgtcagttggtcccctccgcgtgcgtttgcgcggcccggctggtatgcagcagccgctacgttaaaatcgccgcctagcaccgtgggtccatttggcacggtattgcataccatttccagcgcggctttagtgcccggagccctatatacgttaacaaacaatattccgttaatttcgagccagagtatgtcccgcgtattttggccctgcggtagccgtcgttgtgcggcccttagggctgcccccttcttgacgtaggtgagcacccggggccggagcccagttatggcttcgtaagtgttggcgtgccattcgtccactggcgcaaaaacatcatagcccgggtgcgtttgtgtagttgtatttagcccgcactatggctcttgaacgttaaccaggtccacctttctctggtggcacaactccaataggctcagatgcacacccatccttttacctacgttggcccaaactacgtcgaggcattcccgctgcatattgccgagcgagtatttcgtcatattaatcgacgggttgcttccaagtctattccattagcggggcaaggttcggcagccgctgcgtcctcctccatttcggctgcccaaacgatttcgtcgtgcacgcgttcctgttcaacctgcaggaagttacggatgtccgcccctgccgcctcgcatggccgcgctcttttgtttgaaatgctcgatcgggagctcgaggtttgcgaatgctgcgataagGTGCTTagccttgcatttcctacagtaaattatagtcacagggttggaccagaccctctaacggacaggccagctagagccctcctagtcgctggatacccagcctgccacgtaaatacaaggtttgcaccttaagcctaccgcatccacaaaaaggcctcttggtagaccgacgcgcgcatccgtcctctccggctaaaatagcgtctcttccgcctaacatgccgacgacatcatttgccccggtgtacgtccctaatgcgagtagaaagcttcgaaaagccggcgacaccccgtacatgtccatccacagcttagtcccccgttggttcctgggctagcccagcgccacaatgtggacatgaatgcaatcgagtttttcccgtcctccagacccggcgcagattcccagtgcgagtgagaagcatggggcgcctcagtcacactattccaccacggcccaccgtccacggggtgtaccaagggtgcgaaccaaggccgtgcccacgtttcttgcttcccgttacccaaagccgtctccagcaatgggccgaccacgtcttgctgtcgggaccctttggagactgccgcgccggcacagtgcttccggtccacgtacaactaaccaacccccgtaacggcactacctcctcgctgcaggcaatcccagaaggtgtgagggggtgagagggtgccctgtcgattcgaagaaccgtcgggtggttctcagcctaatttccctttcttttaaaccgtattgtctagccttccggggaaggacgcctgcctttccggctggcaaagttttttgtgccacgctggctcgcatcgcgagattgggccttgtcttgtgcgcctctatgcgggtggcgcgccgaaccgccgatcggactcttccttcaccgcgatcagtggaaaactcgtcaaaggggagatctgtcgattatacatgggtgttgcgaggaaaggcgttccgtgtagtgacggtgcttagggcgacaggttgcagagtttttcgtgtgtgcgcgcctgttagggctacaggcggaagtcccgcgcaaacgttaacagcatggtacgtgcgcccatactgaaaattttgtgtacgggagagagttgcATATTTGCAATAAAGATAAACTGTATACGGGTGGTGTGTTGGAAGGGGCAAAAGGAGCAACTCAACTCTACCAAGTTGGCCACCTCCTACAAGCTATGTCCATACATTGCATCCGTTGCCCAGCACCACAAAAATATCCCAAAGTTAAAAACAAATCCCAATGTCAAAAATAAACTTATTTTGCCACACTGAAACCTGTACATATATGAATCTGTTTGCACGTGGCTACGTCTTCAAATTCACAGATCCGCAAAATCAAgataaaaaaggaaaacagaAAAATAAATGAGTAAAAAGGCCAGCAAAAGGGACAAAGCCCTTCGAATACCAAGGGGGAAAATATgacaataaaataaaaatgatGTACCACCAAAAAGCTCACAGTCCTCCCAGTACATAATAACACTGATTATTATGAAAATAAATAACAAtaaaaataattttaaatATCCCACTATTTAAAAGTTACAATAGTCACCCTCACCACTAAAAGGGGCGTCGTTATAATTATCGTCATAATGCACGTATAGGATATTCATCCGTTTATACCCAAAAATACATCAAGGGTGCGTTACTACTGTTGTGTGCAAGCACCAACACAGATTTTAACACGTTGAGCATTGATCAGCTTTGGCACCTCGTTCGCTCGCCCCTAATTCTACATTTTTAGGCTGTGCATCCCTTAAACTATTTTTCAAGCATCAAGAAATTTCTTGGCATCCTTCCAAAAACAACATTCTTTTATTGACAAGTGTTTCAGCTGCCAACATGGTTCCTATCAACTTGCTCTACACGCTCCTTCCTAACAACGCTTCTGCCACCgccaacccttttttcaggATGTCCCCCACCGATAAGGATCGCTTGAACGATCTATGGT
The Pyricularia oryzae 70-15 chromosome 1, whole genome shotgun sequence DNA segment above includes these coding regions:
- a CDS encoding maltose permease MAL31, translated to MTNPRAIEIEYTQVPSGTGEDGSLEGKALVDSAAHDAAHQHDLTIRQAIKYYRWAIFWCLAVSMTVIMEGYDAILLGNFWAYPTFQRKYGVWVGVSETTRSGYQLTPAWQAALGNGAGIGSFFGAIADGYLVQRFGPRNTILGALIVMVFCVFAPFFAQNVETLLAGQILCGLPWGVFASSSPAYASELLPMKLRVYFTSWTNMCFIIGQFLASGVLRACLVRDDEWGYRIPFALQWFWPAWLIPLLYFAPESPWHLVRRGRLEEAERSLERLQDADAPLSTKETLAYIVCTNNLEQKMSVGTGYLDCLRGFELRRTEIAAVSFGGQVLCGTALAYNATYFYEQIGLPASRIYTLNVAGYGLALAGAFCSWLFLLPHVGRRTIYLWGSGVMCFLLYLIAVLTSWKSHQAVAESQAYLTMVWKFVFQLSAGQLGWAIPAEIGSTRLRQKTVVLARNAYYLIHVVANILQPYFMNPTAWNVGARTGFLWGSTALLFFAWAFWRLPETKDRTYEELDVLFANRTPARKFRSTKVDVFGQDAHELKASHKDLD